From the Spirochaetales bacterium genome, the window GATCCGGGAAATGACATCACGGTCGGCTTGTATTTCCGATGACATGAAACAGCAAAATGATGTGGTGAATAAAACCGAGGAAATGGTAATGTTACTCCTTGATTCGCTGGAAGGGATCTATAAAGGACTCGAAGCGCAGACGGAACAGGTCACTCATACATCGGCGACAATTAATCAGATGCTTAAAAACACGGGTGTTATATCAAAAAATGTCGAATTCACATCGGAATTCGTGAGTCAGCTCGAAGAAATGACGGGGAAAGGTGAAAAGGCGGTCCTTAAGTCCGCCAGGTCGATAGAGGAAATCATGGACGTTTCCTTTAACGCGAATAAAATCATCGATGCGGTGAGTGATCTCGCGGAACAGACCAACATTCTGGCCATTAACGCGGCCATCGAAGCTGCCCATGCGGGCAATTACGGAACCGGTTTTGCCGTCGTCGCAGGAGAAATAAAACGGCTAGCGGGCGGTTCGGCGGAACGTTCGGCGGAAATTCTCAAGCACATAACAAGCATCATCCGCAAAATCGAGGAGGGGGTTTCGACAAACAACCAGGTCATCGAAATATTCAAGGCAATCAGCGGCAAAACCGCTTCAACCGTCGACCAGGTGCAATCCATATACACGGCGATTCTCGAACAAAAAACGGCCAGCGAACAGGTACTGCATTCACTGGAAAGGCTGAGTACGACATCACAGGAAATAAAACAACAGGCGGACAAACAAAGTTCGGGAAGCAGGATCATCCGAGGACACATTGAAGGGTTGGTCGATTCCACGACAAACGTCATGAACGCGGTCGCGAGCATATCGACGGAGATCAGCGAAATGGTAAACAATATAAGTCATATTAAAGGGATCATGACGGAAAGCATGAAGATCACCGACCGGTTGAAAGACCTTCTTCGAGATACATCATAATCTTTGCCAGCACCCGTTCGTGGGTTTGCCGCGTCGTTTCGTTCTTCCCGGCGGGGACGATATCCGGCGATTCATACGACGGCAATTCGATATCGACGGACGTTATCCCGTTTTCGCCGCACCAATTGATGAGTTCACCCGTCACGTGGTTTGAAGTTATCCATGTGTTCAAATAAGTATATCCGGCGGTTTCGGCGATCCGGGCAGCAAATCGAACGGTTTCTTCATCCGGCTTGCCATAGAACCGGTATCCCGGCTGTACCGAGCCGTTTTTATACGCCGAGTGATACGAGATGAGATATACCTTCTTTACCTTCCTCTTTACTTCGTCAAGAAGCCAGTCGACTATCGCCCGGACTTCCGGTTCGGAAGCAGGAGTTTGCCCCCCGCTTCCTTCGATCCTCCTGAATGGGGATATCGCGTCACTCCTCCAGTTCGAAGTGGGAAAATTCCTGTTGAGATCCACACCGTGGATATTCTTCCGGCCGGATTGTTCAAAACCATCGGGATTCAGGAGGGGGACGAAAAAAAGGCGCAGGGGGCGCGGAACGAGATTCGGTTTTTCCGTGTATATACCCATCAGATCACCGACGAGCGCGGCGGTGTTCCGCTCATTTCCGTGTATCCCCCCGATAACGACAAGACCGGTTTCATATCCCGCGCCCACTTCGACGACCTTTATGGATTTATCGTTAACGGATTGCCCGATGATCGAAGAAGCAACCAGACAGGCGGCGCTGCTCGACCGATTCATCTGGATGTAATCGCGGCCTCTTTCTTTATCCCCCGGATTTATACAGGAGCAGATCACGGGAAGCACAGCGAAAATAAAAACAAGCCGCAACCACCCTGTTTTTACCCCGTGTTTTATCGGACAACACGTCATATTCGAAAAAAACATCATGGCTACCATTGGCTTCCCGCGGCTGCGACCGCGCCGTTTTCCCCTGTCACATGAGTTCCTTAATCTTCTCGATACACAATCCCCTGGGAACGCAAACCTGGTTTCTTGTGCCGAGGTGTTTTATCGTCACGTTTCCTTCCCTTAATTCATCTTCGCCGAGTATGAGGAGAATAGTGAATCCTTTCTTTTCCGCGAAGCGTATCTGTTTGGTAAACTTGTCATTCTCCGCCAGATATATCGCGTTTGCAATATCGGCCTGACGAAGTTCATCCGAGAGTTTGAAATAATGTTCCGACGGCATACCAAGAAACCGTGTAATGAGTACCTTTTTCCGGTTTTTGATATCTTCGGGGATAAGACGATGAAGCTCGAGAAAATGCTGAAATGTCACATCACCCAGACCGAATCCGATCCCGGAAATCGAAATGTCCTTGAACATACCCACAAGATTGTCGTATCGCCCGCCTCCGAAAAGACTTCTTCTGTTTTCGGATGAGGTGTCGTACACCTCGAAAACGGTTCCCGTATAATAATCGAACCCCCTGATAATGGAAAAATCAAACCCGCCGTATCTATCCAGCCCCGTCTTCTGAAGAAGAAGAAAAAGCCTGTAAAGTTCCCTGGCCCCTTCGGAATCGATTCCCATCCTCCCGGCGATATCTGCAAAACTCAGTGTAAATATCTCCTCGAGTTTGTCGATTGTTTTTGCCGATAGTCCGATATCTTTGAGCCATCCGCGGTAGGTCTCCGGTGCGATCTTGGATTTTTTATCCACTGCTTTCGAAATAATCCCCACCTGATCCTGCTTTATTTTGAGAATATCGGTAAGCACATCATTGAAAAATTTCCGGTTGCTGATCTTTATCCTGAACATCGTTTCATCCGCCTGAAACGCCCGCATGATCGAGATAATAACCGATACGATTTCAACATCCGCCTCGATCGCATCCGAACCGAAAATATCCACATTCACCTGCCAGTGTTCCCTCAGACGCCCTTTCTGCGGTTTTTCGTACCGCAGAAAATTTGCAACACTGTACCAGCGAAGGGGAAACGTGAGGGACTCGAGCCGTGCCGCGACCATGCGTGCGACCGAAGGGGTCATCTCCGGCCGGATGGCAACCTTACGCCCTCCTTTGTCTTCAAAAAGGTAAAGCTGTTCTTTTGCGACTTCGTCCCCGCTTTTTGCGGCATAGATATCAAACGGTTCAAGAAGCGGACTGTGGTATTCTTCATACCCGTAGCTTTCCACGACGTGACGGACCGTTGAAAAGTACCAGTTACGGTACACCATGTCATCCGGATAAAAATCACGGGTTCCCTTATACGATTTATCGGACAATCTGTTGCTTTCCATAGTTATATCCTTATTGCTTTATTTCCGGTATCGGCTCGATTTATATTGAATCACTATAAAAAGTAGCGGTGATTTGGTCAAGCGGCTAAGAAAAGGCCATTATTTCGCCAGCTCCGGGAACGTCTCCCCTTCTCCCAGAACGCGGTGTATCTTCGACATCCATTCGCTTATATTAATCCCCTGCGGACACAGTTCTTCACACTGACCGCACGCCGTACATTGATCGGCCCGTTTGTTTTTCGGCATGTTTCGATACCCTACCCGGACCTCTCCTGGACTTTCATACATGACGCCGTCATTATAGAGTGACATATTCCATGGAATATCGATCCCGGACGGACACGGCATACAATACCGGCACATCGTGCAGGGAATCGGACAGTACCGTTTATATGCCGCCCTGACTCTCTCGTACAATGCATGTTCTTCATCAGAGAGATTGTTTTGCAGGGCACGGCCGGCATAAAGAAGGTTTTCGCGTACATGGCGGGGAGAACTCATTCCACTCAGAACGGTGGTGACCTCGGGCTGATCCCACAACCATCGAAGCGCCCATTCCACCGGTGTACGCTTTGTGTGCGCGACATCCCATATCGAACCGATGTGCGGGGGAGACTCAACGAGTTTTCCGCCTAAAAGTGGTTCCATCACGACCACCGCCATTCCTTTCGATGCCGCATGAAGAAGCCCTCTTTTCCCCGCCTGGTTGTCGACGTCGATGTAATTGTACTGAATCTGGCAGAATGTCCACTCGTAATCATCGGTTATATGGATAAAATCCTTGTATTCTCCGTGGAATGAAAATCCCAGATATCGTATCGATCCATCCGATATCTTTTTCTCGGCCCATTCCACTGCGCCGCATTGCTTTAGTCGAGCCCAGCTTTCCCCGTTCAAAGCGTGAAAAAGATAAAAATCGATCGTATCCGTTTTCAGCTTCCCACGCTGTTCGTTGAAAATTCGTTCACAGTCATCCTGCGTTTTTACAAGCCATGGGGGGAGTTTCGTCGCGAGCATCACGTTTTTCCCGTAACCGTCGCCGAGTATTTTTCCCAAAAAAGACTCGCTTTTTTTATTATGATACGGATACGCCGTATCAAAATAGTTTACACCGTTATCGATCGCCGTATGAATCATTTCCGTTGCCGTTTCTTCGTCGATTTCCCCGGTATCCTTTACCATGGGTAGTCTCATCGCGCCAAAACCCAGTATCGATACGTCGATATCCAGTTTGCCGAATTTGTTATATCGCATTGACCTTGCTCCTCATATCATACATATTAATGAAATATCCGGTAAAAGACAACACCCTGCCGGTATGCGCGGCGATGCGCCCGAAACATTCGGACGGACGTGTTCGCCCCCGGAATATTTTCCCTTTTTTCACGGCATTATATTCCGATATTTAGGAAAGGAGTATGCCCTTTGAAGATCAAAAAGTATACATACCCGACTGTCATGGCATTTACCGTCATGGCACTGGCTGCGGTTGGATGCGCGTCACGCCCGGTCATTGTCCCGGTCACCCCGGCTATCGTGGAAAAAGAAGAAATTGTTCCCGTCCTTGAAGAAAAAATCGTATTTTCCGATAAATTCGACGACAATCTCAACGGGTGGACGACGAACGGCGATCACAAGACAATCTCCCGCATCGAAGAGGGTCACTATTTCCTTGAAAACAAAAAAAAGCATGAAGCGACATTTTCATGTCTTCCCATTACCATAACCAACCGGCACGATTTTATCATCGAAAGCAAAATCATCAAGATCGCGGGTAAAGGCGAATGCAGTTACGGTATAACATGGGGGGCCGATCCCGATAAAAAAAACGCTTCATTTATCATTATTTTTGAGGATTACATCCTTTACGGAATACGTAAGAACAACGAGTGGGAAACCCTTATCAACTGGCAGCGGTCGACATTTGTCAACCGCAATCCGTCCGAAAATAAAATTGCCGTCAGGCGTTTTAAAAACGAGTTGGAGGTCTTCGTTAACGAACACAGGCTGCTTGCGATATCGGAAAACCGGTTGTACGGGAATAACTTCGGATTTATTCTGTTTGGCGATATCCTCGTCAAAGCCGATTTTTTTCTCGTCACCGAATATATAATGACACCGGATACCGCTCCGTTCGATCCGGAAACGGCGACATTACTCATCCAGCCCGGACATACCTATCTTTTTATCCCAAAAGAGGAAGATACCCCTCGGGAAAAGGATTAATATTGCCATATGCCACAAACGTTCCCGAAACGTGACGGCATGTAATATGGCTGAAGAAGAAAACCCGGGATTTCGTCGAAGAGGATATTGTAACATCCCTGAAATCGGTGTAATCTA encodes:
- a CDS encoding DUF2817 domain-containing protein, producing MVAMMFFSNMTCCPIKHGVKTGWLRLVFIFAVLPVICSCINPGDKERGRDYIQMNRSSSAACLVASSIIGQSVNDKSIKVVEVGAGYETGLVVIGGIHGNERNTAALVGDLMGIYTEKPNLVPRPLRLFFVPLLNPDGFEQSGRKNIHGVDLNRNFPTSNWRSDAISPFRRIEGSGGQTPASEPEVRAIVDWLLDEVKRKVKKVYLISYHSAYKNGSVQPGYRFYGKPDEETVRFAARIAETAGYTYLNTWITSNHVTGELINWCGENGITSVDIELPSYESPDIVPAGKNETTRQTHERVLAKIMMYLEEGLSTGR
- a CDS encoding histidine--tRNA ligase: MESNRLSDKSYKGTRDFYPDDMVYRNWYFSTVRHVVESYGYEEYHSPLLEPFDIYAAKSGDEVAKEQLYLFEDKGGRKVAIRPEMTPSVARMVAARLESLTFPLRWYSVANFLRYEKPQKGRLREHWQVNVDIFGSDAIEADVEIVSVIISIMRAFQADETMFRIKISNRKFFNDVLTDILKIKQDQVGIISKAVDKKSKIAPETYRGWLKDIGLSAKTIDKLEEIFTLSFADIAGRMGIDSEGARELYRLFLLLQKTGLDRYGGFDFSIIRGFDYYTGTVFEVYDTSSENRRSLFGGGRYDNLVGMFKDISISGIGFGLGDVTFQHFLELHRLIPEDIKNRKKVLITRFLGMPSEHYFKLSDELRQADIANAIYLAENDKFTKQIRFAEKKGFTILLILGEDELREGNVTIKHLGTRNQVCVPRGLCIEKIKELM
- a CDS encoding aldo/keto reductase — encoded protein: MRYNKFGKLDIDVSILGFGAMRLPMVKDTGEIDEETATEMIHTAIDNGVNYFDTAYPYHNKKSESFLGKILGDGYGKNVMLATKLPPWLVKTQDDCERIFNEQRGKLKTDTIDFYLFHALNGESWARLKQCGAVEWAEKKISDGSIRYLGFSFHGEYKDFIHITDDYEWTFCQIQYNYIDVDNQAGKRGLLHAASKGMAVVVMEPLLGGKLVESPPHIGSIWDVAHTKRTPVEWALRWLWDQPEVTTVLSGMSSPRHVRENLLYAGRALQNNLSDEEHALYERVRAAYKRYCPIPCTMCRYCMPCPSGIDIPWNMSLYNDGVMYESPGEVRVGYRNMPKNKRADQCTACGQCEELCPQGINISEWMSKIHRVLGEGETFPELAK